The Deinococcus sp. Leaf326 genomic sequence AACGATGAAGTTGGCGGACGAGGGCTTCATTGACCTCGCTGCTGGCGAAGTCGAAGCCGCTGAGATCGCGGTAGGCCGGGAAGCGGGCCGTCTTCAATTGGTAGGCCGTCGATCTGACCTCCCGCTCGGCTGTCTCGGCCTTCAAGAGCTGTGACAGGATCGGGATGACCGCCTCGAAGGCCGGCGCACCCTGTTCGGTCAGTTCGCTGACGGCTTGTGCCATGCCGTGCATCTTCAAGCTGCGCAGCATGATCACAATAGCGCCGCTGGCCGGGTTATGACGCATGGCGCACCTCCGCAGTCCGGCGCAGGGCGTC encodes the following:
- a CDS encoding ATP-binding protein, whose translation is MRHNPASGAIVIMLRSLKMHGMAQAVSELTEQGAPAFEAVIPILSQLLKAETAEREVRSTAYQLKTARFPAYRDLSGFDFASSEVNEALVRQLHR